One Coffea arabica cultivar ET-39 chromosome 5e, Coffea Arabica ET-39 HiFi, whole genome shotgun sequence DNA segment encodes these proteins:
- the LOC113743743 gene encoding large ribosomal subunit protein uL11m-like, with protein sequence MSTLKEILTRRPVAATIRLTVPAGGARPAPPVGPALGQYRLNLMAFCKDFNARTQKYKPDTPMAVVITAFKDNTFEFTVRSPSVTWYLKKAAGLEKGSGRPGHVTASSLTLKHVYEIAKVKQQDPYCQYMPLESICKSIIGTANSMGIKVQKEFD encoded by the coding sequence ATGTCAACGTTGAAGGAAATCCTGACCCGTCGGCCAGTGGCAGCGACGATCCGCTTAACAGTTCCAGCCGGGGGAGCTAGGCCGGCACCTCCAGTGGGGCCCGCGCTGGGTCAATACAGGCTCAATCTGATGGCCTTCTGCAAGGATTTCAATGCCAGGACGCAAAAGTACAAGCCTGACACCCCCATGGCCGTCGTCATCACTGCCTTCAAGGACAACACCTTCGAGTTCACTGTTAGGTCGCCTTCGGTTACGTGGTACCTAAAGAAGGCGGCAGGGTTGGAGAAGGGGAGCGGGCGCCCCGGTCACGTGACGGCTTCCTCCTTGACCTTGAAGCACGTGTACGAGATTGCCAAGGTGAAGCAGCAGGACCCCTATTGTCAGTATATGCCTCTGGAGTCCATTTGTAAGTCTATCATCGGAACTGCTAATTCCATGGGGATTAAAGTCCAGAAGGAGTTtgattag